The sequence below is a genomic window from Uranotaenia lowii strain MFRU-FL chromosome 2, ASM2978415v1, whole genome shotgun sequence.
CTAGAATTCAATGTTCATATAAAAGATGATACTCACCATTATCAGTAAGCCCCACATAGtcaaacaattgttaaaaaaaatacggtacAAACATTTTGTCAGCAAACCTTCCCACCCCCcttgattaaattttctttcttccTTGGATTGTTCCATTTAGTTATTATAATTCTTTACAATCCATAAACTTTTTTGTCCATAgagtatttctttcaaaaactcaGAAACTATCAACCTGGTgtaataaactatttttttcaaagggaAATTTCCCCGCGTAATATTTATAAGTAAGAGCAAAtttactggtgttgggaaaaagtggtagaaattttgacattttgaaaattttaccatgcaaaaatgttttcaagatctttgggcgttgtagtTTTGTACAGCACCGTTTCTATTTCAGctgtatgtgatagaaataatGCTATTATTGCATCACAGcttgcgaaactacaacacgtattgttaaaaaacttaaaggccacatttcttgaaaatgtgtttgtatggtaaaatggtaaaattttcaaaatgtacaaaaagtgtcaaaatttctaccacttttccccaacaccagtgaacttgctctaagtggTAAAGTGGGTAATGTTTACTTGTATCACCCAAACATGCACCCAAACATGCTTCTGTCATTCTTGATAAACCGTATCTCCATGGTTACCAATTCCCCAAACATATTTCAGTACTCCGTTttcgaattcaaaacaaaccaatTAGTTGCAACAATCGCCTCGATTCCGGAACCAGAATGCAATTCTTTACTTTGCACCGGAAGTTCGTGTACGTTCGTTATCGGAACCAGTTGTGCTCCTGTTCTACGCTCATCGTCATCGTGCTGACCGTACTAGCCTTGATCCTACCGGCTTGGTTGCTTCTCGAAGTCAATCCCAGCACCCTGCGGGATCACTTCCGGTTGGTCTACGAGCAGCCCAATGTCGCTTTCGCTTACCGATATCTGCTGCTGGCGGAAGTTGGCCGATCGGCTGAGACGTCATCAGCCCCAGGTACCGATATCATTAGCTGCAGTTCTTTCGAGTCGTACAATTCACTGACCGAGGAATGGCAAGAGTGCAATGCGATAAAGGTAGGTAAAGGTAGATGAATGAATGATTTTCCAAATGGCATAGCGTGGGTGACGACTAGATAATTGCTGATTTTGCCGATCGTTTCCCATTTGTCGTTGTTGTTTTCTCATCGACGATGTTAATTGACAATTAATGAAGGTGTACGTTCAACTGCCTTTGCTTTTAGGTAGTCAGCAGCGACGATGACATGGATGGAAAAATCGATCGGTTGAGTGCATCGGTAAGCTTCAATCTGCCGGAAGGTTCCACCGGACTGATGTTCTATACATTCTACTATTTCCTGGATGCAGAAGTTACGGTATGCAAACACTAATcataaattttcctttgatttctaGTTGGTTTTGTCTCGATTTATATTCTAGAGCCAGTGCAGCTTTAAATTACCGACCATAGTGGCTTTGAACAAAGTAGCTTCTCCACACCAATCATTTACATCCGGAACCATAGAGCATCGAGGCCACCTGAAGGCAGTCCAATCGAAATATTTGCAATGTCCATTTTTTATGCGCTCGATCAAATCACATTTCGATCACAATTACTACCCAACGGAAAATTTCACCACCATTGATGAATTCCTTCCGGAACAAAttgtactgaaaattgaaaaccttaATGCTGCCTACTTTCATATGGAAGAGGACCAGAAAGCTTGGACTAAAAACGGAAGTGATGAAGTGACGATTAAGATAGATTTATCAATCGGTGGATCCGGTGACAGACATACGTCGTTGTTGTACAATTCTTCAACCTGGCAGAAAGTAACTGAGTTCTGGATTTACTATTTTCCTCTGCTGGCGGTAGTCTTATGGATACTCGATACGATTAAAGACCGATTGTTTGGCGATTATTTTCTAAGATCACTGGAGATTATCCCTTAGGGGAAACTGAAACAAgtctgaaataaataaaaattggtcTTTATCATGTACCTACATATATTTATCGTCcagctattttttataacttcatCCGATATCCTcggaattaaaaatcaaattcaaacgtTAAGTACTGAAAAATCTTTTGCGTTAACTTCAGAAGCTTCTAGGTAGCAATAATACTTATGAACAAGTGTTTATACCATCAGtggagaaatattttgaattttcaataaaagtaTTACCCAACTGTAAAAccaagtaccgtaaaacggggtaactttgatcaccgggttaaatttgaccaacaataaagtttttcacattatcatcaataacgcagtctatagtttgagtttttgaaaactgttttataggtttgaaagcctatcaattaagtatcaaataggcaaaatttggtttgtattggaatttttttttctattaataaaaattcaatttcaaaatctttaaatatctatATTTTCCAAGGcccgcaaacaaacagctctcctgatgattccaaaaagcatttagaagcaaacgggttgcttaatgtgaaagaacaacttttttctttgtacactgccggccaaaagtttgggatcaccctctaaaaaacatgcaaattttgatcgttcatatctcagccgtcttaggacatattgcaaatcttctgatctcatttgaggggtgatcccaaacttttggacgataacttaagtgtctattttattaattaatagtacattcttaaatttttgcacacaattttttgattgtgttttgaggaGTATacaataaggattctaatgcaactgaaatttttaaatttggtccaccctatcccaagatgatcggctttgaatattgagtgcgattttttgaaaatgctctaagtttaggttaagttttaggtgcaaaactaaaatattatacatgggcaaaatacctccgaaatagctattgctcattatctttcaaatgagatcagaagatttgcaatatgtcctaagacggctgagatataaacgatcaaaatttgcatgtttttcagcgggtgatcccaaacccGGCCGGCagtgtaccgtcaaacggggcatcatgcaaaagcagggttagatgcaacatttgtataccacaacacttattcaatttttatttcaatatactgtaataaagttattattgaatgataacaaattgatgatgacatagtttttaacatcgtgaaagagttttttaaagtttttgattcccataaaaaaattaaaaaatcgagtaatagatgtacaaatttttacatttttcgatgccttgaaaaactttatctagtatgacggattgggttaacgatatcacctacaaactttatattgctttcattaccctataccaacactgttggtgtataaatatttttcggacaatatccaattttttaaaataaatatttttataattcagttagccgtctggggcaaaatgcaacaaaatgcaaatcagaactaaatctcataaatcgcgtttccatgtgctggaatatgattgttttgcattatgcttttgttatcattaaaatttcatccatcctaagatttatttacatgatttaagataatataatattttgtagtattttttacccctcaatgtatgcagcagattaacactcttttcttaaaaacatttttgacagaaaaaatgtaaaattcaattcgaacaaaaccaaaaattactgcaattggtgctttatgcgtcatgacatcacaaatgtatcaaaaactataaattttcaaacgttctcatttgatatttcattaattacagagtttgttgcaacttacccctttttcttagtagggtgaaaatcgtatgtttttgtaaatttaaaaataactggttaaaccgataatttttctgactacgtaaaattggtgtcccatcaaccttaaaacttttgatgcatcaTACCTcttgattatctgtaagcattaagattttagaagcctttgaagttgaaaattgttgcatgttgccccagttgacggtatatgaacagttatagcGCTATTTTTacagtcatttaatgataaatttttgatatttaaaaaataaggacaatttccgagagtaagcccgtattggaaacATTGATAAGAACCTTATCAAACcatcaactttgaaaaaataataaaaatggaaaaagtgggagggcctaggggaatgtgtgaaacttaaatttcattagtatcttagcttagcttagcttagcttagttgacttctcatatccaccttaaatcattgagcttgaagtgcttagatatgatcatttattcgaaacttcagataacatttttttattagacTTTGTTCACCTTtcgcatttcaaattccatgatcgctggcgtggctaagcagaacaagttctacctcaccaatggttgctactccgtgattgatcgaggccatcagctttgcGCAAgagccaaaagaatggtgcttgggactagcagtacATTCATAATGCACTCATGCAActcatgctctctctttgaaaataatcaataacggcgccggccacgtcctagtagtcaatgaggaatggaGGAAGGATTTTTAGTAGGATACTTCAAAGGATCAATGTACAACCTTTTATTCCTCTTAAATTTCATTAGTAtcttgaagctcaaactatttagcaactattataatttttgcccctaaatataGGCAGTATCATAGTTCTTTTtcgattgtaaaaattttaaaaataaaatattaaaaatcaaggttagattgataaactagcatatgtaaatattatgaagatgttttgtatcctttatgataaaaaaatcttgttaaaacagtcagaatagAGACTAATCAATGTCACCTCAAAGCATCAAaatctgaacagagacgaaaaagatttttaaatcaaaaataaagtagtctaaaaaaattcttcatccACGTTTTGcattcataggagtccagtactggtttgaaaaatataaaacatgccacattactcttaacagaaaaaa
It includes:
- the LOC129743959 gene encoding uncharacterized protein LOC129743959, which produces MQFFTLHRKFVYVRYRNQLCSCSTLIVIVLTVLALILPAWLLLEVNPSTLRDHFRLVYEQPNVAFAYRYLLLAEVGRSAETSSAPGTDIISCSSFESYNSLTEEWQECNAIKVVSSDDDMDGKIDRLSASVSFNLPEGSTGLMFYTFYYFLDAEVTSQCSFKLPTIVALNKVASPHQSFTSGTIEHRGHLKAVQSKYLQCPFFMRSIKSHFDHNYYPTENFTTIDEFLPEQIVLKIENLNAAYFHMEEDQKAWTKNGSDEVTIKIDLSIGGSGDRHTSLLYNSSTWQKVTEFWIYYFPLLAVVLWILDTIKDRLFGDYFLRSLEIIP